The genomic DNA CCCGACCTGGCGGCCATCCAGCGGCAATTCCACCACCTGGTGCGCACCGTGCCCGGCCAGGGCCTGATCATCGCCAACCAAGACCAGGCCAGCGTCGCCGAAACCCTCGACCAGGGCTGCTGGACGCCCGTCCTGGGCCTGGGCACCGGCGTGGACAGCGACTGGCGCTACCGGGTGAACGACAGCGGCGACCTGCTGCTGCGCGGCCCAGACGGCGCGGAGCACTGCGCCCGACTGCCGTTGCCGGGGCTCCACAACGCCGCCAACTGCGCCGCCGCCCTGCTGGCCGCCCGCCACGCGGGCGTGCCCCTGGCGACTGGTCTGGCGGCGCTGGAAGGTTTCCGCGGCGTCAAACGGCGGCTGGAGCTGCGCGGCGAGGCCGGCGGCGTCCGCGTGTACGACGACTTTGCCCACCACCCCACCGCCATCCGCGCCACCCTGGAGGCGATGCGCCCCGGGCCCGGGCGGCTGCTGGCCGTGCTGGAGCCGCGCTCCAACACCATGCGCATGGGCCTCCACCGCGACCAACTCCGCACCGCCCTGGCCCCGGCGGACGCCGTTTTCGCCCTGCAGGGGACCGGCCTGGACTGGCGGGTCGCCGATGCCCTGCATGGCATGGAACCGGCCGCCACCGTGGCCGACAGCGTCGAGGGCCTGGTCCAGGAGATCAGGGAAAAAGCCCGCGCCGGCGACCGGGTGGTGGTGATGAGCAATGGGGCCTTCGGCGGCATACACACCCGGCTGCTGGCCGCGCTGGCACCACAGGAGGTCTCCAGCTGATGCGCAACCACGTCACCCTCGCCCTGACCGGCGCCTCCGGCATGCCCTACGGGCTGCGCCTGCTGCAGTGCCTGCTGCACACCGACACCCCGGTCCACCTGCTGCTCTCCGAGGCGGCGCGGGTGGTTCTGGGAATGGAGACCGAGCTGCAGTTGCCCAGCAAACCGGCGGCCATGGAGCGGCGCCTGCTCGAGTGGTGCCGGCTGCCCGACAGTGCCCCGCTGGCTGTATTCAGCGAGCGGCAATGGACCGCGCC from Alkalispirillum mobile includes the following:
- the mpl gene encoding UDP-N-acetylmuramate:L-alanyl-gamma-D-glutamyl-meso-diaminopimelate ligase; this encodes MHLHILGICGTFMGGLALLAREAGYTVSGSDQGIYPPMSAMLAEQAVDLREGYHAEHLEGPPAPDQVIVGNALSRGNPAVEHALDKGMSYTSGPQWLGEHLLQGRWVLAVAGTHGKTTTASLLAWILEYAGLEPGFLVGGVPANFGRSARLGGGPFFVIEADEYDSAFFDKRSKFVHFRPRTLVINNIEFDHADIFPDLAAIQRQFHHLVRTVPGQGLIIANQDQASVAETLDQGCWTPVLGLGTGVDSDWRYRVNDSGDLLLRGPDGAEHCARLPLPGLHNAANCAAALLAARHAGVPLATGLAALEGFRGVKRRLELRGEAGGVRVYDDFAHHPTAIRATLEAMRPGPGRLLAVLEPRSNTMRMGLHRDQLRTALAPADAVFALQGTGLDWRVADALHGMEPAATVADSVEGLVQEIREKARAGDRVVVMSNGAFGGIHTRLLAALAPQEVSS